Proteins from a single region of Hordeum vulgare subsp. vulgare chromosome 6H, MorexV3_pseudomolecules_assembly, whole genome shotgun sequence:
- the LOC123406140 gene encoding uncharacterized protein LOC123406140: protein MDSGSGLNIMYADTLKGMGIPMSKLSESSMQFHGVVPGRKAKSLGQIALDVVFGSDKNFRKEKLTFEVVDFQSAYHAILGRPAYARFMAHPCYVYLKLKMPGPKGVIT from the coding sequence atggacagcggcagcggcttgaacatcatgtacgccgacactctcaaggggatgggcattccgatgtccaaactcagcgagagcagcatgcagttccatggagtcgtccctggacgaaaggccaagtcactcggccagatcgcgttggacgtcgttttcggctccgacaaaaacttccgcaaggaaaagctgacgttcgaggtggtggacttccagagcgcataccatgcaattctgggccgcccggcgtatgcacgtttcatggcccatccatgttacgtgtacctgaagctaaagatgccaggcccaaaaggcgtgatcact